The Planctomycetota bacterium sequence ACGCCGGGCGGATCGAGATTCAGCTGCTCGCGCTCAACCAGGGTTCAGTCGGTGCCAACACCGGCGCGATCGAGATCGAATCGCCCATCACCAGCGGCTCATCGTCGCAGAGCTACGCCCTGAGCACCGGCGAGACCGGCGTCCTGGTGATCGAGGCGAGCAACCCCTGATCACTCGGCACGCCTCATCTCGATCGCAGTCGTCGCCAGACAACAGAACCGTTCCTCCCGCGAAAACCACCTCCGACATGTCGCGCGTCTCTCGTCATCGCAGCACCTCGTCTGCTCTCTTCGCCATCGCGGCCCTCATGGTCACTGGCCCGACTGCCGTCGCGCAGCTGGCTTCAACGCCAGACCAAGGCCGAATCATCGTCGAGCAGACGGAGCGCGACGCACTCGATCGCCCAGTCTTGACGCCGCCCAGGGCCGAGGACTTCCTCACAGGCGACGGCGATCTGCTGCTCCTCGAAAAGTTCGATCTCTTCTACCTGCGGACGGACTCGGAACTCATCGCAACGTCCAACGCGACGCTCAGCGATGACGCCAACGCCGATCTGTACCTCGTGCAGGAGTTTGTCGGCGGCTGGCGAACGGTGCTGGACGAGAAGGTCGCGGTGTACGCCGAGACCGGCTTCAATGTCCGTCTCTACGTCGACAATGACGAACTCAACTCGACTGTCGCCTTCTTTCGCACCGGTGCCTCCACACGCGTCGGCCCCAACGACGACTTCATCATCGGCGGCGACGTTGCGATCGATCTGATTCGTGACGACTTCTTCAACGACGACATCAACGATCAGGTCACGCTCGACGCCTATGTCGCCAAGCCGATCATCCTCGAAGGCGGAGCCGTCACGTTCACGCCACGCGGCACAGGCCTCGTCGTCTTCGGCGACGTGAGCGACTTCAACAAGATCGAGGGCATCGTCGGCAGCGACTTCGCCTACCGGTTTTTCGGCGAGGACGTGCCGGAGGCGATCCGCGATCGACTGCTCATCGTCGCGTCAGTCGACGGCTTCGGCCGGTACTACTTCGACTTCTTCGAAGAGTTCACCGGCGAGACCCGTTTCGACTTCGGCGTTCGCGGTGGGACGGGCCTTCGGTACTTCTTCAACGACCGAATCGCCGCCCGGACGGAAGTGAGCCTCACGTACCAGACCAGCACGGTCGATGCGCTCGACTACTTCGAGGCGGCGGCGAGTGCGGGTGTCTGGCTCGAGTATCGCTTCTGACACCATCGGCACGAGACGGCCGCGACGTCGCTACGCTGACGGGCCATGCGACACGTCATTAGTGCTCTTGTCACCAACGAACCCGGCGTGCTGGCCAACGTGGCCGGCATGTTCGCGGCACGCGGGTTCAACATCGACTCCCTCGTCGTCGGCCGGACCGAAGACGACGAGCTCTCCCGCATGACCGTCGTCGTCGAGGGTGACCAGAACGTCATTCGCCAGGTCCAGGAGCAGCTGGCCAAGCTGGTGCCGGTCGCACGCGTCCGCAACCTGACGCAGTCGGCCTACGTCGAGCGGGACCTTGCCCTCGTCAAGATCGACGCCCCGCCGGAGAAACGGCACGAGATCACGGAACTCGTCAACATGTTCCGCGGCAACGTCGTCGACGTCGGCCCAGAGAGCATGAGTGTCGAGATCTCCGGCCGAGAGGAAAAGGTCGAGGCGTTCGTCGACCTCGTCGGCCCGTACGGCATTCAGGAGATGGCACGCACCGGCGTCATCGCCATCGCACGCGGGACGCAGAGCGATCGCCTTCGCAAGCGCTACGGCCGTGTCGAACCGGACGATCAGAGCAAACGCGTTCGCAGCCTTGACAACGCGTCGGGCGAGAGTCTGCCGCCGAGTTGATCGTGGCCGCGACCGCCGCTGCGAGCAGTCCGAATGATCGAGTGCGTGCGCCGCTGTCGGCGTGGCTGTTTCTTTTACCGATGCTCGTCGGCGTCGTCGTGTTCGGCCTCATTCCGGCCGGGCGAACCGTCATGCTGTCGCTGGGTCCCGGCGAGGATCGGCTGGTGTTCTACCGGTTGGCGGTGCTGGATCCGCTGGTCTGGCTCGCCGCGGTGAACACGCTGGGTTTTGCGATCCTCTTCGCGACGCTTCAGACGGTGTTCGCCACGGTGGTCGCCCTGCTCATCGTCTCCGCGAACGTTTGGGCCGGCCGGGTGCTCGCGGCGGTCCTCTTCGCGGCGCACGTGCTCGGTGCGACGTTCGCAGGCGTCCTGTTTTCCGCGTGGTTCGTCGATCGCCGCGGCGGCTTGAACGGCCTGCTTCAGACGGTCGGACTCACGAGTGAGCCAATCGACTTCCTCGCCTCGCCGACGCTAGCGATGCCGATCCTGCTCGCCGTCGCGCTCTTCGGCGGAACCGGCTTCGCCGTGCTCTGGGTACTGGCAGCGTTGCGTCGTGCCGACCCGCACATCGCCGATGCCGCTCTGCTCGACGGCTGTGGACCGCTCCGCCGAATCCGTCACGCCACCCTGCCGCAGATCCGCCCGACGCTGGCGATGCTGGTCGTCGCCGGGCTGTTCTTCGGCATGACGCTCTTCGAGCTGCCGTACGTGCTCTTCGACGGACCCGGCCCCGGCTATCGCGTGCTGACCGGTGCGATGCTCGTCTTCTCGGCTGGCCTCGTGCGTGGCGACGTCGGCTACGCCTCTGCCATCGCTGTACTGCTCGCGATCGCGACGACGCTTGTCGTAGCGCTGACGTGTCGTCTCCTTCGCGTTGGCCGGGAGGAGGTCGGACTGGAATGACGCCGAGACGCACGCTGCCGACCGTCATCGTTCTCGTGCTTGGAGCCGTGGTTGCGACGCCGCTGGTCTGGCTGGTGACCGGTGCCTTCGGCCTGCCCGACGGCCTGACGCTGCGTGGCTTCGCCGCGCTCTTCAGGGGTTGGCCGATGCTGCCGTGGCTGCTGAATGGCATGGTGATCGCGGGCGGGCAGACACTGCTTGCGGTTCTCATCTGCAGTGCTGCGGCGTTCGCCTTGAGCTGCTACGACTTCACCGGCAGGCGCATCGTCATCGCGCTGCTCGTCGCCGCGGCGGTTCTACCGTCGCCGGCGGTCGTGACCGGGCTCTTCGCGACCGTTGCCTCGATCGGCGGCGTCGACACATACTGGGCCGCGACGCTGCCGGGCGTCTTCTCGGGCTTCGGCGTGTTGGTCTACTTCGCCTCGATGCGATCGCTGCCGGCATCGCTCCTGCAGGCCGGCCGCCTCGACGGGGCGCGTGAGTGGCGGCTCTGGTGGCACCTTGCCCTGCCCGCACTTCGGCCCACGACTTCCGTCTTCGCGCTGCTGCATTTTCTCGCCGCTTGGAACGCCATCCTCTGGCCTGCCGCGGTCCTGGCGAGCGACGCCAAACGCCCCATCGCCGTCGGCCTGAGCGAAGCCCGAACGTCACGTGCTTTCGAGGGCGATCCGACACTGCCGCTGTCGGCGACGCTGATCGCGCTCGTGCCGGTCGCGGTGCTGTTCGCAGTTGCGAGTCGCGATCTGCTCAGGAGCCGTCGAGCAGACTGATCGGCAACAGCTCCCCGACAACACCCGTCGCCCTGTCCGCATCGAACGGCCCGACCCGCGTCCGCCGCAAGCTCGTCAGGTAGCCAGTCGTCCCGAGCATCTCCGCGAGATCGCGTGCGAAGCTGCGGACGTAGAAACCCTTGCCGACGGTCATCTCCACCCGCACTCTCGGCCAGTCCATCTCAACCAGTCGCATTGCATGCACCTGAACCTCCCGTGCCGGCAGGTCGACGTCTTGCCCACCACGAGCCAGGTCGTATGACCGCCGCACACCGACTTTGATCGCGCTGAATGCCGGCGGCTTCTGCATCATCGGTCCGGCCGCAGCAGACAAGAGTGCCTCGACTTTCGCGCGGCTCGGCTCCGCGATCAACGGGCCTGGTTCCTCCGGTGACTCGGGGTCGAGCGTCTCGGTCGTCGCTCCACACCGGACATCGGCCACGTACGTCTTCGGCAGCGTCATCACGCGCTCACTGGACTTCGTTGCCCGGCCGACGAGCACGACGAGACAACCGGTCGCAAACGGATCGAGCGTCCCGGCGTGCCCCACCTTCACGCCGCGGCCGAACCGCCGCTTAAC is a genomic window containing:
- the ilvN gene encoding acetolactate synthase small subunit, with the protein product MRHVISALVTNEPGVLANVAGMFAARGFNIDSLVVGRTEDDELSRMTVVVEGDQNVIRQVQEQLAKLVPVARVRNLTQSAYVERDLALVKIDAPPEKRHEITELVNMFRGNVVDVGPESMSVEISGREEKVEAFVDLVGPYGIQEMARTGVIAIARGTQSDRLRKRYGRVEPDDQSKRVRSLDNASGESLPPS
- a CDS encoding sugar ABC transporter permease, producing MRAPLSAWLFLLPMLVGVVVFGLIPAGRTVMLSLGPGEDRLVFYRLAVLDPLVWLAAVNTLGFAILFATLQTVFATVVALLIVSANVWAGRVLAAVLFAAHVLGATFAGVLFSAWFVDRRGGLNGLLQTVGLTSEPIDFLASPTLAMPILLAVALFGGTGFAVLWVLAALRRADPHIADAALLDGCGPLRRIRHATLPQIRPTLAMLVVAGLFFGMTLFELPYVLFDGPGPGYRVLTGAMLVFSAGLVRGDVGYASAIAVLLAIATTLVVALTCRLLRVGREEVGLE
- a CDS encoding carbohydrate ABC transporter permease, giving the protein MTPRRTLPTVIVLVLGAVVATPLVWLVTGAFGLPDGLTLRGFAALFRGWPMLPWLLNGMVIAGGQTLLAVLICSAAAFALSCYDFTGRRIVIALLVAAAVLPSPAVVTGLFATVASIGGVDTYWAATLPGVFSGFGVLVYFASMRSLPASLLQAGRLDGAREWRLWWHLALPALRPTTSVFALLHFLAAWNAILWPAAVLASDAKRPIAVGLSEARTSRAFEGDPTLPLSATLIALVPVAVLFAVASRDLLRSRRAD
- the truB gene encoding tRNA pseudouridine(55) synthase TruB; its protein translation is MLDGFLVIDKPAGITSAKALNDVKRRFGRGVKVGHAGTLDPFATGCLVVLVGRATKSSERVMTLPKTYVADVRCGATTETLDPESPEEPGPLIAEPSRAKVEALLSAAAGPMMQKPPAFSAIKVGVRRSYDLARGGQDVDLPAREVQVHAMRLVEMDWPRVRVEMTVGKGFYVRSFARDLAEMLGTTGYLTSLRRTRVGPFDADRATGVVGELLPISLLDGS